The proteins below come from a single Brevundimonas sp. LM2 genomic window:
- a CDS encoding beta-ketoacyl-ACP synthase III, translating to MTHAVIAATGLFTPEQSISNAELVGAYNAWAERWNAEHAGQIAEGDVAALTPSSEAFIEKASGIKSRFVLDKAGVLDPERMAPNIPERSNDELSIMAEMAVKAARQAIEAWGKPVSEIGAVLCAASNMPRPYPALAVEIQQALGIEGFGFDMNVACSSATFGIKTAADFIAGGSVKAVLMVNPEVCSAHLNFKDRDSHFIFGDVATAVIVESSDTAGPGGWDILGTRLKTVFSNNIRNNFGFLNNAAPEGIGAPDKLFIQQGRKVFKDVVPMVSDMIVDHAGDLGLDPTELKRLWLHQANINMNSMIGRKVLGRDPTEAENVIILDDYANTSSAGSIIAFHLHNDGFVAGETGLICSFGAGYSAGTVFVRKR from the coding sequence GTGACCCACGCTGTTATCGCCGCCACCGGCCTGTTCACCCCCGAACAATCCATCTCCAACGCCGAACTGGTCGGGGCCTACAACGCCTGGGCCGAGCGGTGGAACGCCGAACACGCAGGCCAGATCGCCGAGGGCGACGTCGCCGCCCTGACGCCCTCGTCCGAGGCCTTCATCGAGAAGGCGTCGGGCATCAAGAGCCGCTTCGTGCTGGACAAGGCCGGCGTGCTCGACCCCGAGCGGATGGCTCCCAACATCCCCGAGCGGTCCAACGACGAGCTGTCGATCATGGCCGAGATGGCGGTGAAGGCGGCGCGTCAGGCGATCGAGGCCTGGGGCAAGCCGGTGTCCGAGATCGGCGCGGTGCTGTGCGCCGCCTCCAACATGCCCCGCCCCTATCCGGCCCTGGCGGTCGAGATCCAGCAGGCGCTGGGCATCGAGGGCTTCGGCTTCGACATGAACGTGGCCTGTTCCTCGGCCACCTTCGGCATCAAGACGGCGGCCGACTTCATCGCCGGCGGCTCGGTCAAGGCCGTGCTGATGGTGAACCCCGAGGTCTGTTCCGCCCACCTGAACTTCAAGGACCGCGACAGCCATTTCATCTTCGGTGACGTGGCCACGGCGGTGATCGTGGAGTCGTCGGACACCGCCGGCCCGGGTGGCTGGGACATTCTGGGCACGCGGCTGAAGACGGTCTTCTCCAACAATATCCGCAACAATTTCGGCTTCCTGAACAACGCCGCGCCCGAGGGCATCGGCGCGCCGGACAAGCTGTTCATCCAGCAGGGCCGCAAGGTGTTCAAGGATGTGGTGCCGATGGTGTCGGACATGATCGTCGACCATGCGGGAGATCTGGGTCTCGACCCGACCGAACTGAAACGCCTCTGGCTGCACCAGGCCAACATCAACATGAACTCGATGATCGGCCGCAAGGTGCTGGGCCGCGATCCGACCGAGGCCGAGAACGTCATCATCCTGGACGACTATGCCAACACCAGCTCCGCCGGGTCGATCATCGCCTTCCACCTGCACAACGACGGGTTTGTGGCGGGCGAAACGGGGCTGATCTGCAGCTTCGGCGCCGGCTATTCGGCCGGGACGGTGTTCGTCCGCAAACGCTAG
- a CDS encoding GAF domain-containing protein produces MSYVARQDRPADKASAYLEVESEILAVLDGEPNRVARMATVASMLADAFGDYFWTGFYVVDPDRNRELVVGPYQGTLGCLRIAFGRGVCGTAAESRQTQIVEDVHAFPGHIACDGRSESEIVVPVFDAAGDLIAVFDVDATTQAAFDTVDAQALERLMAKVFGDGA; encoded by the coding sequence ATGTCCTATGTTGCCCGCCAAGACCGCCCCGCCGATAAGGCCAGCGCCTATCTGGAGGTCGAATCGGAGATTCTGGCGGTGCTGGACGGCGAGCCGAACCGCGTCGCGCGGATGGCCACGGTGGCCTCCATGCTGGCGGATGCGTTCGGCGACTATTTCTGGACCGGCTTCTATGTGGTTGATCCAGATCGAAATCGCGAGCTGGTGGTCGGGCCCTATCAGGGGACGCTCGGGTGTCTGCGGATCGCCTTTGGGCGCGGAGTCTGCGGCACGGCGGCCGAGAGCCGTCAGACGCAGATCGTTGAGGATGTGCACGCCTTTCCCGGCCACATCGCCTGCGACGGACGGTCGGAAAGCGAGATCGTCGTGCCGGTGTTTGACGCCGCAGGCGACCTGATCGCCGTCTTCGACGTGGATGCGACAACCCAGGCCGCGTTCGATACGGTGGACGCCCAGGCGCTGGAGCGGCTGATGGCCAAGGTTTTCGGAGACGGCGCATGA
- a CDS encoding DoxX family protein, whose amino-acid sequence MIDLYPALGFGFPDAVDVMVFAARVVVGLMFFLSGFYKLFTRDSALKMAKTMVEAGIAAPRQTARFVSVCELVFGALLVMGLLTSLAALVLFVISTVALITVASKSVEGTSFGYRLSSYLDLPETLLMLVLAALIVTGPGLYSLDTALFAGR is encoded by the coding sequence ATGATCGACCTGTACCCGGCGCTCGGCTTCGGCTTTCCTGACGCGGTGGATGTGATGGTCTTCGCGGCGCGGGTCGTGGTGGGGCTGATGTTCTTCCTGTCCGGCTTCTACAAGCTGTTCACCCGAGACAGCGCTCTGAAGATGGCCAAGACCATGGTGGAGGCGGGGATCGCCGCCCCGCGCCAGACCGCCCGCTTCGTATCGGTCTGCGAGCTGGTCTTCGGGGCCCTGCTGGTCATGGGGCTGCTGACCAGCCTCGCGGCCCTGGTCCTGTTCGTCATTTCGACCGTCGCCCTGATCACCGTGGCGTCGAAATCGGTCGAGGGCACTTCGTTCGGCTATCGCCTGTCCAGCTATCTGGACCTGCCCGAGACCCTGCTGATGCTGGTCCTCGCGGCCCTGATCGTGACGGGTCCGGGCCTCTACAGCCTGGACACCGCCCTGTTCGCCGGGCGCTAG
- a CDS encoding SDR family NAD(P)-dependent oxidoreductase, with the protein MNDRVIVVTGGHGVLGRAVVEAALARGLRAAVIDHASGGSAPGEALEIGGVDLTDAAAAEAAMARVVERFGAIDALLNIAGAFVWQTTDDAAPAWDRMFALNLTTALNASRAALPHLKRSTEGRIVNVGSAAALKAGAGMGAYAASKAAVHSLTQALAEELKTTSVTVNAVLPSIIDTPANRADMPDADPARWVAPADLAEVMLFLASPDSRAMTGALMPVTGRV; encoded by the coding sequence ATGAACGATCGGGTCATCGTGGTGACCGGCGGGCACGGGGTGCTGGGCCGGGCCGTGGTCGAGGCGGCCCTGGCGCGCGGGCTGCGGGCGGCCGTGATCGACCATGCCAGCGGTGGCTCCGCCCCCGGCGAGGCGCTGGAGATCGGCGGCGTGGACCTGACCGATGCCGCCGCGGCCGAGGCGGCCATGGCGCGGGTCGTCGAACGGTTCGGGGCCATCGACGCCCTGCTGAACATCGCCGGCGCCTTCGTCTGGCAGACCACGGACGACGCCGCGCCCGCCTGGGACCGGATGTTCGCCCTGAACCTGACCACCGCCCTGAACGCCAGCCGCGCCGCCCTGCCCCATCTGAAGCGCTCGACCGAGGGACGGATCGTCAATGTCGGATCGGCGGCGGCGCTGAAGGCCGGGGCCGGCATGGGGGCCTATGCGGCCTCGAAAGCGGCGGTGCACAGCCTGACCCAGGCCCTGGCCGAGGAGTTGAAGACCACGTCGGTCACCGTCAATGCCGTCCTGCCTTCGATCATCGACACCCCCGCCAACCGGGCGGACATGCCGGATGCGGACCCCGCCCGATGGGTCGCGCCGGCCGACCTGGCCGAGGTCATGCTGTTCCTGGCCTCGCCGGACAGCCGGGCCATGACCGGGGCCCTGATGCCCGTGACCGGTCGTGTCTGA
- a CDS encoding porin family protein, with protein MRNLLLATAALTVFAEPAAAQSVQGPTYSGSIGYTQLDSDDGDLGAITARLDARLHPNFGLEGEASVGVRDEDFSVGGVNGSLEHDYDAAAYAVGYLPLSPNLELFGRVGYGTTQIKADVAGFEATEDGESVNYGVGANYFFDGVNGIRGDITRRDFTDDNGGEVDTYGVSYVRRF; from the coding sequence ATGCGTAACCTTCTTCTCGCAACCGCTGCTCTAACTGTGTTCGCCGAGCCCGCAGCTGCGCAAAGCGTTCAGGGCCCGACCTACTCCGGCTCGATCGGTTACACGCAACTGGACAGCGACGACGGCGATCTCGGCGCGATCACCGCCCGCCTCGACGCCCGCCTGCATCCGAATTTCGGCCTGGAAGGCGAAGCCTCCGTCGGCGTGCGCGACGAAGACTTCAGCGTCGGCGGCGTCAACGGCTCGCTCGAGCATGACTATGATGCCGCCGCCTATGCCGTCGGTTACCTGCCGCTCAGCCCGAACCTCGAACTGTTTGGCCGCGTCGGCTACGGCACGACCCAGATCAAGGCCGACGTGGCCGGTTTCGAAGCCACCGAAGATGGCGAAAGCGTCAACTACGGCGTCGGCGCCAACTACTTCTTCGACGGCGTCAACGGCATCCGGGGTGACATCACCCGTCGCGACTTCACCGACGACAACGGTGGCGAAGTCGACACCTACGGCGTCAGCTACGTCCGCCGCTTCTAG
- a CDS encoding capsular polysaccharide biosynthesis protein — MTPSPSPSADRKRAWICAPGIWKVPFLATFLDDLALVSNPVAPVEAVAGWGLKPTSKVGRARAAREGLTYLALEDGFLRSIGLGETGAASVSLIVDDLGIYYDATRPSRLERWIETADDWCDAALRTRARALIDRIVATGISKTNMGGPLDRSILQARPRILLVDQTAGDASIAFGLAGPESFASMVATAKAEHPDAQLIVKRHPAVAAGRKHGCIAEADLAGVTLLDTDVRPADLLAEVDQVWCVTSALGFEALMRGLPVRCFGASFYSGWGLTTDAVQTGRRGVARDLETVVAAAIIQYTRYVDPVTGRRCEVEAALERLVALRDRAERLAGDWAAVGFSPAKRPPIRRLLNGPRTRLTYFGNPEKAADHARASAGRLIYWAGKETPRIAAVAARTTMPVVRMEDGFIRSRGLGSDFFGALSVALDDQGVYYDPTRPSRLETLIEGGAQDAAMLARAARLRSRVVEAGLSKYNLSGGAARPDWPIDRRKVLVVGQVENDKSILKGCGDIRTNSGLVAAARADFPDAFLIYRNHPDVMSGNRPGMLDASAIEAVDATADGLDIVDCLDACDVLATLTSLSGFEALLRGKAVATYGRPFYGGWGLTHDAMIFERRTRRAGLDALVAAALIEYPIYVTPEGWPCEAEDLVTALIAARNDPPPAAPANQIARWWKGINASLDRRAPPAY; from the coding sequence TTGACCCCATCCCCCTCCCCGTCCGCCGACCGGAAACGCGCCTGGATCTGTGCGCCCGGGATCTGGAAGGTGCCCTTCCTCGCGACCTTTCTGGACGATCTGGCGCTGGTCTCCAACCCTGTCGCCCCGGTGGAGGCGGTCGCGGGCTGGGGCCTGAAGCCCACGTCGAAGGTCGGCCGCGCGCGGGCGGCGCGGGAAGGCCTAACCTATCTGGCGCTGGAGGACGGGTTCCTGCGGTCCATCGGCCTGGGCGAGACCGGGGCGGCGTCGGTCAGTCTGATCGTGGACGATCTGGGCATCTACTACGACGCGACGCGGCCCTCGCGGCTGGAGCGCTGGATCGAGACGGCCGATGATTGGTGCGACGCCGCCCTGCGGACGCGAGCGCGGGCCCTGATCGACCGGATCGTCGCCACGGGGATCTCCAAGACCAATATGGGCGGGCCCCTGGATCGGTCGATCCTGCAGGCAAGGCCGCGCATCCTGCTGGTCGACCAGACCGCGGGGGATGCCTCGATCGCCTTCGGCCTTGCGGGACCCGAGAGTTTCGCGTCCATGGTGGCGACGGCGAAGGCCGAGCATCCGGACGCCCAGCTGATCGTCAAACGGCACCCGGCGGTGGCGGCGGGGCGCAAACACGGCTGTATCGCCGAGGCGGACCTGGCCGGGGTCACCCTGCTGGACACCGACGTCCGGCCGGCGGACCTGCTGGCCGAGGTGGACCAGGTGTGGTGCGTGACCTCGGCCCTGGGGTTCGAGGCCTTGATGCGGGGCCTGCCGGTGCGCTGTTTCGGGGCCAGCTTCTATTCCGGCTGGGGCCTGACCACGGACGCGGTCCAGACCGGGCGACGGGGCGTGGCGCGCGATCTGGAGACGGTCGTGGCCGCCGCGATAATCCAATACACCCGCTACGTCGATCCAGTGACGGGCCGGCGCTGCGAGGTCGAGGCGGCGCTGGAGCGGCTGGTGGCCCTGCGCGACCGGGCCGAGCGGCTGGCCGGGGACTGGGCCGCCGTCGGCTTCTCGCCGGCCAAACGGCCGCCGATCCGGCGGCTGCTGAACGGGCCCCGCACCCGGCTGACGTATTTCGGGAACCCCGAGAAGGCAGCCGACCACGCTCGGGCGAGCGCTGGCCGGCTGATCTACTGGGCCGGCAAGGAGACGCCGCGGATCGCGGCCGTGGCGGCCCGCACCACCATGCCGGTGGTGAGGATGGAGGACGGATTCATCCGTTCGCGCGGCCTGGGGTCCGACTTCTTCGGGGCGTTGAGCGTCGCCCTGGACGACCAGGGCGTCTATTACGACCCGACCCGACCCTCGCGGCTGGAGACGCTGATCGAGGGCGGAGCGCAGGACGCGGCGATGCTGGCCCGGGCCGCGCGGCTGCGGTCGCGCGTGGTCGAGGCGGGCCTGTCGAAATACAATCTGTCGGGGGGCGCGGCGCGACCGGACTGGCCCATTGACCGCCGCAAGGTCCTGGTCGTCGGCCAGGTCGAGAACGACAAGTCGATCCTGAAGGGCTGCGGCGACATCCGCACCAACTCGGGCCTGGTGGCGGCGGCGCGGGCGGACTTTCCGGACGCCTTCCTGATCTATCGCAACCATCCGGACGTGATGAGCGGCAACCGGCCGGGCATGCTGGACGCCTCGGCCATCGAAGCCGTCGACGCCACGGCGGATGGGCTGGACATCGTCGATTGTCTGGACGCCTGCGACGTGCTGGCGACGCTGACCTCCCTGTCCGGATTCGAGGCCCTGCTGCGCGGCAAGGCGGTGGCGACCTATGGTCGGCCGTTCTACGGCGGCTGGGGCCTGACCCACGACGCCATGATCTTCGAGCGGCGGACGCGGCGGGCCGGCCTGGACGCCCTGGTGGCGGCGGCGCTGATCGAATACCCGATCTACGTCACGCCCGAGGGCTGGCCGTGCGAGGCCGAGGATCTGGTCACCGCCCTGATCGCGGCGCGGAACGACCCGCCCCCGGCCGCGCCGGCGAACCAGATCGCGCGTTGGTGGAAGGGGATCAACGCCAGTCTCGACCGACGCGCCCCACCGGCCTATTGA
- a CDS encoding CoA ester lyase — translation MRLTRSVLFLPASNARAVEKARGLACDIAVLDLEDAVAPDQKLEARAAALEAVRAGGFAGQVAVRVNALGTPWGEADLAALTRLCAQGARLDWIVAPKVEDAGTVDAYEARMHAGVTLCAMIETPRALFALPQIAAAGGPLGALMLGVNDLAKTLGTGATPDREPLKPWLAATVAAAKAHGLAAIDGVFNRLDDPDGLAAECAQGRLYGFDGKSLIHPNQIAAAHAVFSPSEAEVEAAQAIVAAFAAPDAEGRGAIRVDGAMVERLHLVQAQALLDRATACR, via the coding sequence ATGAGACTGACCCGCAGCGTCCTGTTCCTGCCCGCCTCGAACGCGCGCGCCGTTGAGAAGGCGCGTGGCCTGGCCTGCGACATCGCCGTGCTGGACCTGGAGGACGCCGTCGCGCCGGACCAGAAGCTGGAGGCCCGGGCGGCGGCGCTGGAGGCCGTGCGGGCCGGGGGCTTCGCCGGACAGGTGGCGGTGCGCGTCAATGCCCTGGGCACCCCCTGGGGCGAGGCGGATCTGGCCGCCCTGACCCGTCTGTGCGCGCAAGGCGCCCGGCTGGACTGGATCGTCGCCCCCAAGGTCGAGGATGCCGGCACCGTCGACGCCTATGAGGCCCGGATGCACGCGGGCGTGACGCTGTGCGCCATGATCGAGACGCCGCGCGCCCTGTTCGCCTTGCCCCAGATCGCGGCGGCGGGCGGGCCATTGGGGGCCCTGATGCTGGGGGTTAACGACCTGGCCAAGACCCTGGGGACGGGGGCGACGCCGGACCGCGAGCCGCTGAAGCCCTGGCTCGCCGCCACGGTGGCGGCGGCCAAGGCCCACGGGCTGGCGGCGATCGACGGCGTGTTCAACCGGCTGGACGATCCGGACGGTCTGGCCGCCGAGTGCGCCCAGGGCCGGCTGTACGGTTTCGACGGCAAGAGCCTGATCCATCCCAACCAGATCGCGGCAGCCCACGCGGTTTTCTCGCCCAGCGAAGCCGAGGTGGAAGCGGCGCAAGCGATCGTCGCGGCCTTCGCCGCGCCGGATGCTGAGGGTCGGGGAGCGATCCGGGTCGACGGGGCCATGGTGGAGCGGCTGCATCTGGTCCAGGCGCAGGCGCTGCTGGACCGGGCGACGGCCTGTCGCTAG
- a CDS encoding tetratricopeptide repeat protein, producing MTTAAPVVAVLGLVAVGLAGCGENVPAFWQRADNAAANQCPRPQLVTGSEFNAQEAGLRALRRAAFRGDVFAQLELGSRYAAVRATDKNIEDPIESAVWTGLALANDEGYAPINRVNRGGWGGFRSKSRYDDCRAWERHVAYQRLDRQLSQMTIDEQAAVRDRMIYVLSTQDAEGYRTLARLHDSLYGPFGEPSDNREAREAIGQNANGSANPRRGGYHSATALFPRNDVDAYLYNYLATQTGDVGSYVLLKDFERSSPGRSRYGTFVEAKARQWVPPFEFYPNDAPASGVPFSDESRPRGDAYEYALGRMTELPFVHVGRALKYLGVTETVAVAPAALSARQIQTLEAMLGHDMESRLSYQEMVRAIQLAAVNGSSEAQLVLAVMYSEGIGVPPDYARAFHWYSQADKQGSPEAKFAISTYFALGVAGVADQDKAEAVAARIDSALAGFGPSASRLQAVLSQVSRSQRR from the coding sequence GTGACGACCGCCGCGCCTGTCGTGGCGGTCCTCGGTCTGGTGGCCGTCGGTCTCGCCGGATGCGGGGAGAACGTCCCGGCGTTCTGGCAGCGCGCCGACAATGCGGCGGCCAACCAATGTCCCCGCCCGCAGCTGGTGACCGGGTCCGAGTTCAACGCCCAGGAGGCCGGGCTTCGCGCCCTGCGCCGCGCCGCCTTCCGGGGCGACGTCTTCGCCCAGCTCGAGCTGGGGTCTCGCTACGCCGCCGTGCGCGCCACGGACAAGAATATCGAAGACCCGATCGAGAGCGCGGTCTGGACCGGCCTGGCCCTGGCCAATGACGAGGGCTATGCCCCGATCAACCGAGTCAATCGCGGCGGCTGGGGCGGCTTCCGCTCCAAGTCGCGCTATGACGACTGCCGGGCCTGGGAGCGCCACGTCGCCTATCAGCGGTTGGACCGTCAGCTGAGCCAGATGACGATCGACGAACAGGCCGCCGTCCGCGACCGCATGATCTATGTGCTGTCGACCCAGGACGCCGAGGGGTATCGCACCCTGGCCCGGCTGCATGACTCCCTCTACGGCCCGTTCGGCGAGCCGTCGGACAATCGAGAGGCGCGCGAGGCCATCGGCCAGAACGCGAACGGCTCGGCGAACCCCCGCCGGGGCGGCTATCATTCGGCGACCGCCCTGTTCCCCCGCAACGACGTGGACGCCTATCTGTACAACTACCTCGCGACCCAGACCGGCGACGTCGGTTCCTATGTGCTGCTGAAGGATTTCGAGCGCTCCTCGCCGGGTCGCTCGCGCTACGGGACGTTCGTGGAGGCCAAGGCCCGCCAATGGGTGCCGCCGTTCGAATTCTATCCCAACGACGCGCCCGCCTCGGGCGTGCCGTTCTCGGACGAGAGCCGGCCGCGCGGCGACGCCTATGAATATGCCCTGGGTCGCATGACCGAACTGCCCTTCGTCCACGTCGGCCGGGCGTTGAAATACCTCGGCGTCACCGAAACGGTCGCCGTCGCTCCGGCGGCCCTCAGCGCGCGGCAGATCCAGACGCTGGAGGCGATGCTCGGCCACGACATGGAGTCGCGGCTGTCGTATCAGGAGATGGTCCGCGCCATCCAGCTGGCGGCCGTCAACGGCTCGTCCGAGGCCCAGCTGGTGCTGGCGGTGATGTATTCCGAGGGAATCGGGGTGCCGCCGGATTATGCCCGCGCCTTCCACTGGTACTCCCAGGCCGACAAACAGGGATCCCCGGAAGCCAAGTTCGCGATCTCGACCTATTTCGCGCTCGGCGTGGCCGGGGTCGCCGATCAGGACAAGGCCGAGGCGGTCGCCGCCCGCATCGACTCGGCCCTGGCGGGCTTCGGCCCCTCGGCCTCTCGGCTGCAGGCCGTCCTGTCTCAAGTTTCCCGCTCGCAGCGCCGTTAG